Within Vannielia litorea, the genomic segment CTGTCCGAGACCAGAAGCGCCGGGCGTTCCGCCTGGCTCCAGATCCACAGCGCCGCCGCGAGGCCGCACAGCCCGAGCCAGCGCCCTGCCCCGCGCCAGAGCACCAGCCACAGCCCTCCCAGCGCCAGAACCGGCACGACCCATGGCCCCGGCGCAACCACATGGGTCACCGCCCCGTCCAGCCCGGCGACCCAGGCCGCCACGCCCAGGATCCAGGCGCAGCCCCAGCCCATGATCTGCAGGGGCAGCCAGGAGAGCCCCAGCGGCGCCACCAGGCCTGCAACCAGCGCCCAGGGCATCACCCAGAGGCCCATCACCGGGACGGAGGCAAGATTGGCGATCAGCCCGTAGTCCGCGATCCGGTTGAAATGCGCCGCGGCAAAGGGTGCCGTGGCCGCTCCTGCCACGGCAGAAGAGATCACGAGCGTCACCGCTCCTTTCGCCACCGCCGGCCAGCCAGCGCCGAACCCGCCGGCATCGCGCAGCGCCGCAAACACGGCGACCAGCGCCGTTGTCGCCGAGAACGACATCTGGAACCCGGGTGACAGCAGCGCCTCGGGCCGCCGGAGCAGCACCAGCACCGCCGCCAGGGCCACGGCGCGCAGCGAGATCGCCCGCCGTCCGATCAGCACCGCGCCGAGCATCACCGCCACCATGATGAAGGCCCGCTCGGTCGCCACGTTGCCGCCCGAGAGCCCGAGGTAGCCCGCGCCCGCCACCAGCGCCACCAGCGCCGCCGGCTTGCGGGTGTCGTATCGCAGCGCGATCGCGGGCACGAGCGCCAGCACGGCCCGGAGCGCGGCAAAGATCGTGCCGGTGAGCAACCCCATGTGCAGCCCCGAGATCGCGAGGAGATGGGCGAGGTTGGAGTTGCGCAAGGCCTCCAGCGTTTCCTGCGACACCGCCGAGCGGTCTCCGGTCAGCAGCGCCGCCGCAAAGGCGCCGGGCTGGCCGCCGAGCCTCTCACGAATGCCAGCCGACAAGGACACGCGCGCGCGGAACAGCGCCAATCCTGCCCGCTCGCCCTCGGCCGCCGCGGTCACCAGCACAGGGGAGCGCGTGTAGCCCACCGCCCCGATGCCATCGTACCAGGCCTGGCGCCTGAAGTCGTAGCCTCCCGGTTCGACCGGCCCGGGCGGTGGCGAGAGGTTCGCGGTCAGCATGACCCCGAGCCCCGGTTCCGGCGCGAACCAGCGTTGATCGCCATGCAGCGAAACACGCACCCGCTCCGGCACCCGGCCCGGCCGCATGTCGCCCAGCTTCACGCGGTCGAGCGTCAGCCGCACCGCGTCGGATTGCGACCTGTCGATGTCGATGATCCGGCCCTCGACCGGCCCGTAGTATCGAAAGTCGAGCACCGGGGCTGCCACGCTGGCCGTGCGCGCCCAGGCCAGGGCACTGCCCGCCAGCACGAGTGCCAGCGCCACGAAGAGCGGCGCCAGAAGGTCTCCCGCAAGCCTTGCAAGGCCCAGCGCCGCGAGGGCCGCGGTCAGGGCGATCGCCGCCTGGCCCCCCGTCGGCTCTTCTCCAAGGCTGAAATATCCGCCGATCCCCAGCCCCAGGCAGACCGGAGTCCACAACAGAAGGTGCCCGCGTTGGGCAAGGAACGGAAGGGCCAGCCTCCCCCAAAGTGGCGGCCTTGCCCTGCCTGAAACGATTGCATACACGTCACCCAACAGACGCAAACTTTGGTTTACATAAGGTTAACGCGCCCCATGGAGCAGTCCACGCCTCCTGAGGTGGTGACCCGCATCGCCCCCTCGCCCACAGGTTACATGCACATCGGCACCGCTCGCACGGCGCTGTTCAACTGGATCTTCGCCCGCAAGCATGGCGGCAAGTTCCTGCTGCGCATCGAAGACACCGACCGCGCCCGCTCTACCCCCGAGGCCACCGACGCGATCTTCCGCGGCATGCGCTGGCTTGGCCTCGATTGGGATGGCAACGCGGTGAGCCAGTTCGAGCGGGTGCCGCGCCATGCCGAAGTGGCCCGCCAGATGCTGGCCAACGGCAGCGCCTACAAGTGCTTCGCCACCCAGGACGAGATCGCCGAGTTCCGCGAGGCGGCCAAGGCCGAGGGCCGCTCCACGCTCTACCTCTCGCCCTGGCGCGATGCCGATCCGTCCACCCATCCCGATACGCCCTATGTGATCCGTCTGAGGGCCCCGCGCGAGGGCGAGACGGTGATCCATGATGTCGTGCAGGGCGATGTCACCTTCAAGAACAGCACGCTGGACGACATGATCCTGCTGCGCTCGGATGGTACGCCCACCTACATGCTGGCCGTCGTCGTGGACGACCACGACATGGGCGTGACCCATGTGATCCGCGGCGACGATCACCTCAACAACGCTGCCCGCCAGTGCCACATCTACCATGCGATGGGCTGGACGCTCCCCGTCTACGCCCACATTCCGCTGATCCTAGGGGGCGACGGCAAGAAGCTCTCCAAGCGGCACGGCGCAACCGGCGTCGAGGAATACCAGAAGATGGGCTATCCGGCGCCCGCCATGCGCAACTATCTCGCCCGTCTCGGCTGGAGTCACGGCGACAACGAGTTCTTCTCCGACGCCCAGGCCCGCGAATGGTTCTCTCTCGAAGGGATCAACAAGGCCGCCGCCCGCTTCGACTACAAGAAACTCGACAATCTCTCCGGCCAGCATATCGCCGCGATGGACGACATGCAGCTGATGGGCGAGATCGAGGCCTACCTCACCGCGATCGACGCGCAGGAGCTGGATGAAGAGCAGAAGGACGGCCTCCTGCGGGCCATGTACTGCCTCAAACCGGCCGCCCGCACCCTGCCCCAACTGCTCGAAAAAGCCGCCTTCGTGCTCGGCTCCCGCCCCTTCATCCCGGACGAGAAGGCGGCCCAGGCCCTCGACCCGGTATCCCGCGGTATACTGTCTGAATTGACGCCGCACCTGCAAAATGCTAGCTGGAACCGCGAGGCGCTGGAAGCTACGCTGGGTGCGTTCGCTGAGAGCAAGAACAGCAAGTTCGGACAGCTTGCAGGGCCCCTCCGCGCGGCGCTTTCCGGTCGCACGGCCACTCCGAGTGTGTTCGATATGATGCTGGTGATCGGTCGGGCCGAAACCTTGGCACGGCTGCAAGATGCGGCGACTTGAGAGCGCTTGATTCCGCGCTAGCTCTGTTGCCGACTAGAGAGGAACAACCCCACGCAGGGGCCTGTTAAACAAGGGCTCCATCGCGTGCGCGACCACTGAAAGGGACTTTCATGGCAGACAGCTCCAAGACGGCGACGCTTACCTTCGACAACAAGTCGATCGAGCTGCCGGTCCACTCGCCCACCTGCGGGCCCGACGTGATCGACATCCGAAAGCTCTATGGCCAGGGTGACGTTTTCACCTACGATCCGGGCTTCACTTCCACCGCCGCCTGCGAGAGCACAATCACCTTCATCGACGGCGAGAAGGGCGAGTTGCTGCACCGCGGCTATCCGATCGACCAGCTGGCCGCCAAGTCGCATTACCTGGAGGTCTGCTACCTCCTGCTCTACGGCGAACTGCCCACCGCCGAGCAGCTCGAGAACTTCGAGTTCACCATCACCCATCACACCATGCTGCACGAGCAGATGCAGTATTTCTTCCGCGGCTTCCGGCGTGACGCGCACCCGATGGCGGTGATGGTGGGCGTGGTCGGCGCCATGGCCGCCTTCTACCACGACAGCACCGACATCTCCGACCCGCACCAGCGCGAGATCGCCTCGCACCGGCTGATCGCCAAGATGCCGACGATCGCCGCCTGGGCCTACAAGTATTCCATCGGCCAGCCCTTCGTCTATCCGCGCAACGACCTGACCTATGCAGAGAACTTCCTGCACATGTGCTTCGCGGTGCCGGCGGCCGAGTACAAGGTCGACCCGATCCTGAGCCGCGCGATGGACCGGATCTTCACCCTCCACGCCGACCACGAGCAGAACGCCTCCACCTCCACGGTGCGGCTGGCCTCCTCCTCGGGCGCCAACCCCTTCGCCTGCATCGCCGCCGGCATCGCCTGCCTCTGGGGCCCCGCCCACGGCGGCGCCAACCAGGCCTGCCTGGAGATGCTGAAGGAAATCGGCACGCCCGATCGGATCCCCGAGTACATCGCGCGGGCCAAGGACAAGGAAGACCCCTTCCGCCTCATGGGCTTCGGCCACCGCGTCTACAAGAACTTCGATCCCCGCGCGACGGTGATGAAGCAATCCGCCGACGAGGTGCTCGACCTTCTCGGCGTCGAGAACAACCCGATCCTGGCCACCGCCAAGGAGCTGGAGAAACAGGCGCTCGAAGATCCCTACTTCCATGACAAGAAGCTCTTCCCCAACGTCGATTTCTACTCCGGCATCATCCTCGAGGCGATGGGCTTCCCGACCTCTATGTTCACCCCCATCTTCGCGCTCTCGCGCACCGTGGGCTGGGTGAGCCAGTGGAAAGAGCAACTTGCCGATCCGACCATGAAGATCGGTCGTCCGCGCCAGCTTTACACCGGCGCGCCCTTCCGCGATTACGTCGAGGTCGAGGACCGCTGAGCGCGGCACTTGTCTCACCGCAAGGGGCCGCATCGCGGCCCCTTTGCATTTGGGCCGCCTCCCTCCCCGGCTCCATGCGCCTCATCCGCCAATGACGGTGGCCACCCGGTGGACGACCGGCTCCCAGGGCGTCCCGTCAGCCTCCGCGGCATGCCGCGCGTAGGTCGCGATACCGGGCGGCAGGATGGTGCCCGGCCGCGCCTCCGAGGTGAGATGTGCTTGGTCTTCTCGGGGCTCATGGCGAGCGCCGAGGGCTCTTCCAGGGTGCCCAGGTAAATCCCGATCCGGTCTGGCCATCGTTCGAAGGTCAGCGCCAGCTTGGTGCCGTAGGTCTGGCAGAAGTGAACGCACACCTCCTTGCCACTGCCCTCCGACAGGAGCGCGAAGACCGAAGGCTGCGCCTCGGTGAACCTGAAGCCCGCAATATCGAAGACCGGCTCGATCATCCGGTCCGATCCGGTCGCCCGCTGGCAGAACGTACAGTAGCAGATCGTGACCCAGAGCGGCTCCGCACCGGTGTCATAGGTCACGGCGCCGCAGAGGCAGCGCCCAGCCAAACCAGAGCTCATCTCGTTCTCCATCATTGCAGCCTCATGGCCAGCATGGAGAAAGACACGCCCCTGCGATCCCCGCATAAGCGCCTTGGGTGAATGGCCCGCCGCCGCAGGCCACCTCTTCTGTCGCCTACCGTCCCTCGTACTTTGGCGCGCGCTTCTCGAGAAAGGCGATCACCCCCTCCTGGAAGTCCCGGCTCTTGCCGCACTTGCCCTGCAACTTGGCCTCCATCGCCAGTTGCTCGTCCAGCGTGTTCTCATAGGCCCCGCGGATCGCCCGCTTGATCTGGCGATAGGCCAGCGTCGGACCGTTGGCGAGGTGCAGCGCCCGGTTCCACCAGTGGTCGGCAAAGCCCTCGTCCGGCACCGCCTCCCAGATCATGCCCCAGTGCGCGGCATCCCTGGCGCTCACCGGCTCGGCAAAGAGCGCCGCCCCCATGGCCCGCGGAAAGCCCACCTGCCGCGGCAGCCACCACGTGCCGCCCGCATCCGGGATCAGCCCGATCCGGGCGAAGGCCTGCAGAAACACCGCGCTCTCCGCGGCGATCACCACGTCGGCGGCCAGCGCAAGATTGGCGCCCGCACCCGCCGCATGACCGTTCACCGCCGAGATCGTCGGCACCCGGCACTCGTAGATCGCCTTCAGCATCGGCTCGTATTCGTCGATAAGCGTGCGCTCCATGTCGGCATCGCTGATCGAGGCCCCCTCCCCCAGGTCCTGGCCCGAGCAGAAGGCCGAACCCGCCCCGGTCAGCACCACCACGCGCGCCTCTGCCTCACCCGCCTTGAGTGCGTGCAGCAATTCGGCCCGCATCTGGGTGTCGAGGCAGTTCATCTTCTTGGGGTTGTTGAGCGTGATCACCGCCACATGGTCGCGGACGGAGTAGCGGATCGCCTGATAGTTCATCCTTGGGCTCCCTGGATTGGTCAGGGACAAGATACTGAACTTACCGGTTCAGAAAAGCCCAAACGGAACGTCACGCATCCTCGCCGAGCAACTCCTTCAGCCGGGCTTCCTCGTCCGGCGCCAGGGCATCGGCGTCCCGGCCCGCATTGCGGTGCCGTTGCGCGGCCACGACCACACCCAGCCCCACCAGCAGGAGCGCGGGCCCGGCAAGCCAGACGATCAGGTTCCAGCCCTGCTTCGGCGGGTTCATCAGCACGAAGTCCCCGTAAAGTCGCAGGAACTCCGCCCTCACCTCCTCGTCCGTCGCCCCCGCCGCGATCATCTCGCGCACCACCGCACGGGCATCCCTGGCCCAGTCGGCGTTGGATGAGGCGATGGATTCGGCCTGGCACTTCACGCAACGCAATTCGTGGTCGAGCGCGCGGGCGCGGGCCTCCAGCGCCGGATCGTCGAGCATCTCCGAGGGGTCCAGCGCCAGCGCCATGCCTGCCCAGAGCACCACGATCACGGCCGCCGCAGAGCGGGTGACCCCCACCAACCGACCCGGGAGGCGATGCCAGGCCCTCATTCCGCCGGCACGCCCTGCGCCTGCGGCTTCCGCGCCGCTCCCGCCGCCAGCCGGAACCGCCGATCCGAGAGCGAGAGGAACCCGCCCAGCGCCATCAGGATGCAGCCGCCCCAGATCCAGTTTGCGAAAGGCTTGATGTAGGTGCGCAGCGCCCAGGCCCCGCCGGCCTGCTCGTCGCCGATCACCACGTAGATGTCGCGCCAGACGCCGTTGAGAATTGCGGCCTCTGTCGTCGGCATCGCCTGAACCGGATACACCCGCTTCTCCGGCCGCAGCACCGCCATCTCGCGCCCGTCCCGCGCCACCGTCACATCTGCCATGGTCGAAAAGTAGTTGGGCCCCTGCACCCGCTCCACGCCATCGAGCCGGATGGTGAAGCCTGCCACGTCGAAAGGTTCGCCCACCTGCGCCACGCGGATATCCTCCACCTGCCAGGCCGTGATCGCAGCGACCCCGAGGATGGTCACCCCGAGGCCCGAATGGGCAACGAACTTGCCCCAGTCCGCTCGCGCCAGGCGGGTCAACCGCGCCAGCCGCCCGCCCAGCGGGCCGCGCCCGGTGCGGCTCATCAGGTCGAGCACACCGCCTGCCACGATCCAGACCGCAAGGCCAAAGCCCACCGGCGCCAGAAGGCTGCGCCCGGACTGCACGGCCCACACGAGCCCCAGCGCCGCCAGCGCCAGCATCATCGCAGGGGCCACCGCCCTGACCGTCCGCCCGAGCTTCGCCCGCTTCCACGGCAGCATCGCACCAACCGGCAGGATCACCGCGAGCGCCACCATGAAGGGCGTGAAGGCCGTGTCGAAGAACGGCGCCTGGACGCTCAGCTTCTTGCCCAGCGCCAGCTCGGCGATGAGCGGCCAGACCGTGCCGATGAACACCAGCAGCGAGGCCACCGACAGAAGCACGTTGTT encodes:
- a CDS encoding cytochrome c-type biogenesis protein is translated as MRAWHRLPGRLVGVTRSAAAVIVVLWAGMALALDPSEMLDDPALEARARALDHELRCVKCQAESIASSNADWARDARAVVREMIAAGATDEEVRAEFLRLYGDFVLMNPPKQGWNLIVWLAGPALLLVGLGVVVAAQRHRNAGRDADALAPDEEARLKELLGEDA
- a CDS encoding GFA family protein; amino-acid sequence: MSSGLAGRCLCGAVTYDTGAEPLWVTICYCTFCQRATGSDRMIEPVFDIAGFRFTEAQPSVFALLSEGSGKEVCVHFCQTYGTKLALTFERWPDRIGIYLGTLEEPSALAMSPEKTKHISPRRRGRAPSCRPVSRPTRGMPRRLTGRPGSRSSTGWPPSLADEAHGAGEGGGPNAKGPRCGPLR
- the gltA gene encoding citrate synthase is translated as MADSSKTATLTFDNKSIELPVHSPTCGPDVIDIRKLYGQGDVFTYDPGFTSTAACESTITFIDGEKGELLHRGYPIDQLAAKSHYLEVCYLLLYGELPTAEQLENFEFTITHHTMLHEQMQYFFRGFRRDAHPMAVMVGVVGAMAAFYHDSTDISDPHQREIASHRLIAKMPTIAAWAYKYSIGQPFVYPRNDLTYAENFLHMCFAVPAAEYKVDPILSRAMDRIFTLHADHEQNASTSTVRLASSSGANPFACIAAGIACLWGPAHGGANQACLEMLKEIGTPDRIPEYIARAKDKEDPFRLMGFGHRVYKNFDPRATVMKQSADEVLDLLGVENNPILATAKELEKQALEDPYFHDKKLFPNVDFYSGIILEAMGFPTSMFTPIFALSRTVGWVSQWKEQLADPTMKIGRPRQLYTGAPFRDYVEVEDR
- a CDS encoding ComEC/Rec2 family competence protein, producing MWTPVCLGLGIGGYFSLGEEPTGGQAAIALTAALAALGLARLAGDLLAPLFVALALVLAGSALAWARTASVAAPVLDFRYYGPVEGRIIDIDRSQSDAVRLTLDRVKLGDMRPGRVPERVRVSLHGDQRWFAPEPGLGVMLTANLSPPPGPVEPGGYDFRRQAWYDGIGAVGYTRSPVLVTAAAEGERAGLALFRARVSLSAGIRERLGGQPGAFAAALLTGDRSAVSQETLEALRNSNLAHLLAISGLHMGLLTGTIFAALRAVLALVPAIALRYDTRKPAALVALVAGAGYLGLSGGNVATERAFIMVAVMLGAVLIGRRAISLRAVALAAVLVLLRRPEALLSPGFQMSFSATTALVAVFAALRDAGGFGAGWPAVAKGAVTLVISSAVAGAATAPFAAAHFNRIADYGLIANLASVPVMGLWVMPWALVAGLVAPLGLSWLPLQIMGWGCAWILGVAAWVAGLDGAVTHVVAPGPWVVPVLALGGLWLVLWRGAGRWLGLCGLAAALWIWSQAERPALLVSDRGGLVGVMGAEGRALSKDRGESFSAEVWLENDGDGATQEVAAARMGTAPDGVLRFEVGGLVVTHVSGRGAAEKAAGLCAEGLLVTSVEPKPAVEGPCDVWSPARMRRTGALAVMGDGRMVTATEAAGRRPWSP
- the gltX gene encoding glutamate--tRNA ligase codes for the protein MEQSTPPEVVTRIAPSPTGYMHIGTARTALFNWIFARKHGGKFLLRIEDTDRARSTPEATDAIFRGMRWLGLDWDGNAVSQFERVPRHAEVARQMLANGSAYKCFATQDEIAEFREAAKAEGRSTLYLSPWRDADPSTHPDTPYVIRLRAPREGETVIHDVVQGDVTFKNSTLDDMILLRSDGTPTYMLAVVVDDHDMGVTHVIRGDDHLNNAARQCHIYHAMGWTLPVYAHIPLILGGDGKKLSKRHGATGVEEYQKMGYPAPAMRNYLARLGWSHGDNEFFSDAQAREWFSLEGINKAAARFDYKKLDNLSGQHIAAMDDMQLMGEIEAYLTAIDAQELDEEQKDGLLRAMYCLKPAARTLPQLLEKAAFVLGSRPFIPDEKAAQALDPVSRGILSELTPHLQNASWNREALEATLGAFAESKNSKFGQLAGPLRAALSGRTATPSVFDMMLVIGRAETLARLQDAAT
- a CDS encoding enoyl-CoA hydratase-related protein; this translates as MNYQAIRYSVRDHVAVITLNNPKKMNCLDTQMRAELLHALKAGEAEARVVVLTGAGSAFCSGQDLGEGASISDADMERTLIDEYEPMLKAIYECRVPTISAVNGHAAGAGANLALAADVVIAAESAVFLQAFARIGLIPDAGGTWWLPRQVGFPRAMGAALFAEPVSARDAAHWGMIWEAVPDEGFADHWWNRALHLANGPTLAYRQIKRAIRGAYENTLDEQLAMEAKLQGKCGKSRDFQEGVIAFLEKRAPKYEGR